Part of the Chloracidobacterium thermophilum B genome is shown below.
GCTGCGGATTATCGTGGGCAAGTACACCCAGTATGGCCTGCCCGAACCCGACCACCGCATCTTTGAGCGGCATCCGACGGTCAACTCCGAACTGCTGCACTACCTCAAGCACGGGCGCATCCGGCCACGCCCGGATGTTGCCCGGCTGGAAGGCCGCCGGGTGCATTTCGTGGACGGCACGGCGGATGAGTACGACCTGGTGATTTGCGCCACCGGCTTTCACCTGAGTTTTCCGTTTCTGCCGCCCGGACTCGTCGAGATCAAGGGCAGCACGGCGCAGCTTTACGCCGGGGTCATCCCACCCCGGACCCGCAACCTGTACGTGTTCGGCACGAGCCAACCCCGCTATGGCTTCGGCCCGCTGGCCAGCCCGGCCGCCGATCTGTTGGCTCAGTTCATTCAGCTTCAGGACAGCATGATGCTGCCGTTGAGTGTCGTATTGGAAATGGGCGGGGAGAAACTCCCGACGACACACCTCGTGGACCCGCACGCGGCCCTGCGGCGGATGAAGCTCGCGCGTTATTTCCTGCCGCTGCTGGCCCGCCGGGAGCGGCGGCTGCGCACCTCACCCCGGGCGCGCGCCATCACGCTGTGGACGCCGGCGCGCACGGCCTGACACTGCCCGAAAAAAAAAACCGGGAGCGACCTTTCAACGGAGGTCGCTCCCGAAAACATTTCCGACGAGATTGAAGGTGATGCGTCAGCGACTTGGGCCGTCTCTGACGCATCACCCGCCAGCTAGAAGTTGAACTTCAGGGCAAACTGAATCTGCCGGGGCGGAGCGGCCAGCGTTGGCGCGCCGCTCAACTGGTAGCTGGGGTTGATCTCCGTGATGTTGACGCGGTTCAAGGCATTGAACATTTCAAAGATGAACTCCAGATTCCGCGCCGTCGCGTCAGCATCGCGTGAGAAGTAGAACTTGCGCGCCAGCCGGAAGTCCACCGAGATGAAGTTTGGCCCGGTGAAGGCATTGCGTCCGACATTGCCCAGGAACGCTGAAACCGGCAGCCCGAAGTTCTGGGGCAGGCGGCTGTCAGGCGGCAGCGTGAGAAAGCCGTTGCCGCGCGGGGATGGGAAACAGGTGAGACCGGCCGTCCCGGGTGGGCAGGAGGTGACGAAATTCGGGCGCGCCGTGGAGGAGCTGTTGACCTGGGTTTGATCCACCCCGATGAGCAGCGTGTAGGGGCGTCCGGCGCCGGCTTCGACAATCGGTGCAAACGTCCAGTCCGCCAGCAGGTAGCGGCCCGGCCCCTCGTTGCGCTTGAAGGGGCTGTTGAAGACGGCGCTGAAAATGAAGCGGTGGCGCTGGTCAAAGTTGGAGTTGGACCGGTCAAGCCGGGGGTTGCTGTTGTCCTGCGGTTCCTGCAGCGTCTGCACGTCGGTCGAATCGTCAATGGCGTGCGACCAGGTGTAGGACGCCAGGAACTGGAAGTTGTTGGAGAAGCGCTTGTTCACGCTGAGCGTCAGGGCGTGGTAAATCGAGCTGCCTGACGACTCATAGTTCTTGGCACTGCCAAACGGTACGAAGGGCGCACCCTGCAGGCGGGGCAGGTTGAAGCGGTTGGTCAGAGCCGTGAGTAGCTGCTGGGCCTGGGCCACCGGAATGTTCAGCGTGGCGGCGGTGTAGAGCAGGTTTGGCCCTGTCCGCCGGAAGTCATTGAAGAGGAAGCGCCCAATCGGGGCCACCTGGGCGGGAAGCCCCGACAGCCCCGGCCCCAGACTGTTGGGCAGGGGGTTGTACAACCCGGCAAGTGGCCCTGTGCCAAAAAAGCCGACCGTCTGCCCGCCAACGACAATCGGGTTGGTTTGCGCCTGAGCGTTGGCCTGAAGCAGCGCCAGGTTCTGCTGGTTGACGTTGCGCGGGCGCACCAGTTGCAGCCCGCGAATGTAGCTGTACGTGGCATTGACCGTAATCGTCCGTCCGAGTTGCCGCTCGATGGAGAGGTTGCCTTGTTGGGTGTAGTCAAACTCGAAGCCCCGGTTCAGGTGCAGGGTCTGGGAGGTGATGGGTGAAAACAGCAGCGACCGGATAGGGCCGCCGTTGAAAATCTCGAAGCCCGGATCGAGCGGGTTGTACCGCTGCTGTCCAACCTGGTAGCCGGGCAGGGGCGGAACAGGGATGTTGACCCGTTCATTGCGGAAGATGGCCCCACCACCGAGCAGGCCCGGAAAGACAAGGAACGGTGACTGGGCTCCATCCACCACGTCGGACAGGAAGATCAATCCCGCCAGAGGCGTGCCGTAAAACAGCCCGTAGGCGGCGCGAACGACCGTCTTGCCGTTGTTGAACGGGTCCCAGGCAAAGGCGATACGTGGCGCAATGTTGTTGTAGTCACGCGGGATGCCCTGCTGGATGCCGACGATTTCCTCCCCAGCGGCAAACAGGTTGGGCATGTTGATGAGGCCGACGTTGCCGGGTCCGGTGAACGGCTCTGGCTGGACGGGGCGAATCTGTTTGGTGTACTGCACGTCGTACCGCACACCATAGTTGAAGGTGAAGTTCGGGCGAATCTTCCAGCTATCCTGGGCAAAGACGCCGAGCACCGGATTGTTGAAGATGCTGTTCGGATTGCCGACGTTCTGCACGTAGGACTCCGGCAGCCCCAGCCCATAAGCCTGGACTCCACTGAAAGGCGGAAACCCCTGTGCCGCCGGGAAGAGCTGATTTGGTGGAAAGGCATAAACGCCGCCGAAGTTGACCTCAAACAGGGCGTTGTAGAGCAGGAGGTTGAAGTCGGCACCGAACTTCATGGTGTGGTTGCCAGCAATCTTGGTGAGGTTGTTCGTCACCTGCCAGCGTTTTTCAACACGCCGGGCGGGCGAAAACGGCTCGCGCCCAAAGGAAGCAAAGCCCGGTATTTCGACCCCCACGGTCTGGCCCTGCGGGCCGTAATCCACGCCCCGGCGGGCAAACTGGAAGCGCGACTCGTTGATAAGCGTCGGGCTGATAGTGGCCAGGTTCTGGGCAACGAGGGCCACATCGCGGGTGCCCTGGAAGCCCGTGCGGGTGAATTCGTTGAGCGCCGTGGGCTGGTTCTGCCCGTTGGAGGGGATGCCCCGTACCGTGGAGGGTGTGACGCTGATCCGGGCAAAGAACTGGTGGATGTCGTTGAAGCGGTGGTCAATGCGCAGCGCCGGCAGGAAGGTGCGCTCGCGCACCGTGTAGTTCCCCAGCAGCGTGTTCATCGGACGGAAGGCGCCGGTGCCGAGCGGAACCGGAGAGTTGACACCGGGATTGGTGATACCCAGCGCCGCCAGCGTCGGAAAGATGGCCTGACCGTTGGTCTGGCGGCCGGTCAACCCAACGCTGGAGCCTTCCCGCGCCAGGAAGTAGTAGGTGTTGAGCGCCTGGAAGGAGGCATTGGTGAGCAACGCCGTTTGAACCGGCGGCGGCAGTGCCGTGAACTGTGTGTTCAGGGGAATCCCCGTGGCCTGTGACAAGCCACTCAGCGCCGCATTGAGGAAGGCCGCCTGCTGCGGTGTCACCTGGGCAACCTGACCGCCGATGGGCACGAAAATACCGCCGGGAAGGTTGGATAGTCCCAGGTTGGGAGATGTGGCCAGCAGGGCCGGCGGCGTAAACGTCGTAAAGCCAAAACCATTGCGCCCTGTGATGTTGAAACCTGTGCCATTGAGGGTCTGGGCTTCAAAGGACAGAAAGAAAAAGGTTTTGTCCTTGACAATGGGCCCACCAAGGGTAAAGCCACCCTGGAACCGGGTTTCCGGGTACTCCCGCACGCCGGCAAAGGCGTTGTTGGCCGAAAACGCCTGGTCGCGGAGGAAGGCAAAGACGTTGCCGCGCAGCTCGTTGCCACCGCCCTTGGAGACGATGTTGATGACGGCCGATGAAGCCCGCCCGAACTCCGGGGCGTAACTGTTGGTCAGAATCTGGAATTCCTGGACGGCTTCCTGGGAAACCGTCGCCCGCACCCCGTTGACACCTGAATCCGTGGCATCGGCGCCGTCAATGGAGACATTGTTGGCGCGGGCGCGCTGTCCGCCGAAGTTCAACCCGGAGGTTGGCGCCACACCCAGCTTGGGCTGGTTGTCGCGTGTCGTGGTCGAGGTCAGCAGCGTAAACCCGACGTAGTTCCGGCTGCTCGTCGGGAGGTTGTTGATGGCACGCTGGTTGATGGTCTCTGCCACGGAGGTGCGCGAACTTTCGATGACCTGCGTATCCGCCGTCACCACGACTTCTTCCGTGGTCTCACCCACGCGCAGGGTAAAGTCGAGCTGCGCCGCCGCCCCGATGGTGAGAACGACGTTGCGGTTGACAGCCCGGGCAAAGCCGGGCGATTCAACCGTGATTTCATACGACCCCGGCGGCAGGGCAATGAACTGATAGACGCCGACCTCGTTGGTTGTAGCCTCACGGGTAAAGCCTGTGCGCTCGTCACGCGCCGTCACTTTGGCCCCGGCAATGACCTTGCCACCTTCATCACTGACCGTTCCACGCAAGTCGGCGGCGTTGACCTGTGATTGGGCGAACGTCGTCGCCGGCAAAAGCAACGAAGGCATAATCAGCGAACCTGCGCCAAGACATAAGCCAATCAGCCCACGGCGCAAATGACACAGCAGCATGGAAGTAACTCCTTTTTTTCCATAGATTGCCCGGAGCAACCGAGTTGATGGGGGCCGGACATACGTGTATGAGTCAACGGGCGACATCTCACGGGACATAAACCGACCGTCATACGTCCCGGCACTCGATGCCTGAACCTCCAGTACCAAAGCACTTTAGCTTGAGGAAAAAAACCGTGAATGTGCAGCTTTCTAGCACGTGGTGCGCAGGTGGTGCAAGTCTGCGTCAGATGCGTCAACCTGTGTGGAAACCGTATTTTGCAGTGCGTCATCAGCCCGGCCGGAGCGTCTGGCGACCAACCCTGGCCGGTCTTCTGGGGCTGGGTGTCGCCCTGTCCCTTCCGTTGGGTCTGCCACCGGCCCCTGTCCTGGCTCAGATTGGCGCAGCGCAGACGGCCGAAGCGACGATCTCCCAAGGGTTCTCGTCCATAGGGCCGCCGCTGCGAGCTGCCGAGATTGAGGGGCGCGTCCGGGAAGCCTACCTGCGCAACCGCGAAGTGGACGATGTTGCTGCCGATATTGACCAGCGGGGGATTGCCTTTGAGATGACCGAAGCCTTCGGGCGCAAAATGCGCTTTCTGCGCGCCGCCCAGGTCGAAAGCGCCCTGTGGCGGGCTGATGAGCGCCGGCAGGCCGTCACCGCCCGCCCCCAGCGCCCTGTGGCGCTGATGACCGACAACCCGAACGTTCCGGTCTATCGGGAGACCCAGCCGTTCATCGAGCAGGTCCGCGCCGTGGCCCAGGCGTATGTCTCCAGCCTGCCGGATTTTACCGTCCGCCAGCG
Proteins encoded:
- a CDS encoding TonB-dependent receptor → MLLCHLRRGLIGLCLGAGSLIMPSLLLPATTFAQSQVNAADLRGTVSDEGGKVIAGAKVTARDERTGFTREATTNEVGVYQFIALPPGSYEITVESPGFARAVNRNVVLTIGAAAQLDFTLRVGETTEEVVVTADTQVIESSRTSVAETINQRAINNLPTSSRNYVGFTLLTSTTTRDNQPKLGVAPTSGLNFGGQRARANNVSIDGADATDSGVNGVRATVSQEAVQEFQILTNSYAPEFGRASSAVINIVSKGGGNELRGNVFAFLRDQAFSANNAFAGVREYPETRFQGGFTLGGPIVKDKTFFFLSFEAQTLNGTGFNITGRNGFGFTTFTPPALLATSPNLGLSNLPGGIFVPIGGQVAQVTPQQAAFLNAALSGLSQATGIPLNTQFTALPPPVQTALLTNASFQALNTYYFLAREGSSVGLTGRQTNGQAIFPTLAALGITNPGVNSPVPLGTGAFRPMNTLLGNYTVRERTFLPALRIDHRFNDIHQFFARISVTPSTVRGIPSNGQNQPTALNEFTRTGFQGTRDVALVAQNLATISPTLINESRFQFARRGVDYGPQGQTVGVEIPGFASFGREPFSPARRVEKRWQVTNNLTKIAGNHTMKFGADFNLLLYNALFEVNFGGVYAFPPNQLFPAAQGFPPFSGVQAYGLGLPESYVQNVGNPNSIFNNPVLGVFAQDSWKIRPNFTFNYGVRYDVQYTKQIRPVQPEPFTGPGNVGLINMPNLFAAGEEIVGIQQGIPRDYNNIAPRIAFAWDPFNNGKTVVRAAYGLFYGTPLAGLIFLSDVVDGAQSPFLVFPGLLGGGAIFRNERVNIPVPPLPGYQVGQQRYNPLDPGFEIFNGGPIRSLLFSPITSQTLHLNRGFEFDYTQQGNLSIERQLGRTITVNATYSYIRGLQLVRPRNVNQQNLALLQANAQAQTNPIVVGGQTVGFFGTGPLAGLYNPLPNSLGPGLSGLPAQVAPIGRFLFNDFRRTGPNLLYTAATLNIPVAQAQQLLTALTNRFNLPRLQGAPFVPFGSAKNYESSGSSIYHALTLSVNKRFSNNFQFLASYTWSHAIDDSTDVQTLQEPQDNSNPRLDRSNSNFDQRHRFIFSAVFNSPFKRNEGPGRYLLADWTFAPIVEAGAGRPYTLLIGVDQTQVNSSSTARPNFVTSCPPGTAGLTCFPSPRGNGFLTLPPDSRLPQNFGLPVSAFLGNVGRNAFTGPNFISVDFRLARKFYFSRDADATARNLEFIFEMFNALNRVNITEINPSYQLSGAPTLAAPPRQIQFALKFNF
- a CDS encoding SidA/IucD/PvdA family monooxygenase codes for the protein MRNAATKASSSATATTGTGRFPTYPGTFTGEWWHSKDYRHPEQLVGKRVLVIGGGNSACDIASEAARVSVCSHLSLRRGYWFLPKTMFGIPTVEIMRGWMPVPLQRLLLRVLLRIIVGKYTQYGLPEPDHRIFERHPTVNSELLHYLKHGRIRPRPDVARLEGRRVHFVDGTADEYDLVICATGFHLSFPFLPPGLVEIKGSTAQLYAGVIPPRTRNLYVFGTSQPRYGFGPLASPAADLLAQFIQLQDSMMLPLSVVLEMGGEKLPTTHLVDPHAALRRMKLARYFLPLLARRERRLRTSPRARAITLWTPARTA